A DNA window from Maribellus comscasis contains the following coding sequences:
- a CDS encoding GDSL-type esterase/lipase family protein, with amino-acid sequence MRRFIFIWLGLLFSVHVLAQDESYLYQVNPYNFIRYDRNELHHFGNDKYAQKLFTKLENMLSTGEGRINVVHIGGSHIQAGTFSGRLRSRFQQLNGDMNAGWGFMFPYRIARTNSPYGYYIRYSGGWQSCRNIERRKNDQLLGVGGISATTRAPFTDLTILLEDENELDYSFHKIKVFCNYETSKYSVSVDSSLVKRQVNGDGFIEFELNAHVDSLRLLIQREANSSEGFTLYGISTEKAPNGFVYNSIGVNGAHVPAFLRCQLFEEQMKQLQPDLVILGLGINDAYGRRFSQKRFEDNYSELIGKIRKAAPHTAIILTTNNDSYLYRRYVNKNGEKVEESMFKLAEKHDTGVWDMFEVMGGLNSVVLWERNYLAQHDKIHFTREGYLMLGDLFFAAFMQNFENYVQTKNEVSQLTK; translated from the coding sequence TTGAGGAGATTCATTTTTATATGGCTTGGATTGCTGTTTTCTGTGCACGTACTTGCACAGGACGAAAGTTATTTGTACCAGGTAAATCCGTACAATTTTATTCGGTACGACCGGAATGAACTGCATCATTTTGGAAACGATAAGTATGCGCAGAAACTTTTTACAAAGCTTGAAAATATGCTTTCAACGGGCGAGGGAAGAATAAATGTGGTTCATATTGGCGGATCACATATTCAGGCCGGAACTTTTTCCGGAAGACTCAGGAGCCGTTTTCAGCAATTAAATGGCGATATGAACGCGGGGTGGGGGTTTATGTTCCCCTATCGGATAGCTAGAACAAATTCGCCGTACGGCTACTATATTCGTTATTCCGGAGGCTGGCAAAGTTGCCGGAATATAGAGCGAAGAAAAAACGATCAGTTATTGGGAGTGGGAGGAATTTCTGCTACAACAAGGGCACCTTTTACCGACCTTACCATTTTGCTGGAAGATGAAAATGAGTTGGATTACAGCTTTCATAAAATTAAGGTTTTTTGCAATTACGAAACATCAAAGTATTCAGTGTCGGTTGACAGTAGTTTGGTAAAAAGACAAGTAAACGGAGATGGTTTTATTGAGTTTGAATTAAATGCACATGTTGATAGTTTACGGCTGTTGATTCAGCGTGAAGCCAATTCTTCTGAAGGATTTACGCTGTATGGAATAAGCACGGAAAAAGCGCCGAATGGTTTTGTATATAACAGCATTGGCGTAAATGGTGCACATGTTCCGGCATTTTTACGTTGTCAGCTTTTTGAAGAACAAATGAAACAGTTGCAGCCCGATCTGGTTATTCTCGGGCTTGGAATTAATGATGCGTACGGAAGGCGTTTTTCACAAAAGAGGTTTGAAGACAACTATTCTGAATTGATAGGAAAAATCAGAAAGGCAGCACCACATACAGCCATCATTTTAACTACAAATAACGACAGTTATCTTTATCGCAGGTATGTGAATAAAAACGGAGAGAAAGTGGAAGAGAGCATGTTTAAACTGGCAGAGAAACATGATACGGGCGTTTGGGATATGTTTGAAGTAATGGGAGGACTAAATTCAGTGGTTTTATGGGAAAGAAATTATTTGGCCCAGCACGATAAAATCCATTTTACACGGGAAGGGTATCTTATGCTGGGGGATCTCTTTTTTGCAGCGTTTATGCAGAATTTTGAAAACTATGTTCAAACCAAAAATGAAGTTTCACAACTAACAAAATAA
- a CDS encoding CHAT domain-containing protein has product MNKLFIVLIFSTLTLSPIYLFGIDLNNENDSIQAVQLFSVASEYSYTGQYYEALEAFKDALELRKKFYGENSNRLAGTYMALGTTYKNIGKYDLAEQNVLIAERLYKDRYGANSSRISNVYFNIGNIYRAKLNYAEAIRYFEQSITIIKSQEVVDHVLIAYINYSIAEIYYLMERYDKAIEIIKSNIDNSETIDKIYYYELLGAIYNTEKKYDLASIAYEKAIKYTLEFYPTNDINIAFQYLNYASFQYNINNYEVAEDYLKKAYSIISLTETQTGTTIAEYYRIYGFLNAGKKINTTDVEDFRNQKYQNYQQAIFYFKKALKAYNFPPDPESITSLDEINSISIVSSISILKFIADNYVEMALIYEGNNKDIYKKSIDRALDYYGFVGDLLQKTKREISDDDSRILLAGLEQSTLIKLIETSFRAYKLENSVEYVELAFKNAESLKSGSLFDKLSNDEAMQSSLIPDSLLTLERKINLNITNFSSMKYNEQVSETPDVSEINRLDSVLFSLRRQRTELNDYLEDNYKQYYSLKYSDNSININKIQDKLKSDEVLVEYVLNEMDSLTELYTFFFTNNEVQFERQELAPSFSKNIDEIFQFMSNSGYIFTKNEDSKKYCVASNQLYKNLIAPYENKIKDKNLIIVPDGKLSYISFDALLTDLPDTTSTIQFNKLDYLIKSNIINYSYSANLIYNIDNTKTNSQKRILAFAPEYNSDSITIGNSVFPLRPLIGTQKEVDLIASEIKTEVYKGENATELKFREKSEDYDILHLAMHAFINDSLPSLSQFAFAQNKNGNLSSDGLLSTADIYNLNLKARLSVLSACNTGTGQLKKGEGVISLARGFLYAGCPAIIMTLWEVEDNSGTKIMSSFYKFLKKGKNKDEALRLAKLEYLENANSRLAHPHYWLGYVSIGDNTSLYKSYDFYFFSLLLLTIIGVTAEQIIRIRKARKKRA; this is encoded by the coding sequence ATGAATAAATTATTTATTGTACTCATTTTCTCCACTTTAACCCTTTCGCCCATATATTTATTTGGAATTGATTTAAATAATGAAAATGATAGTATACAAGCTGTTCAGCTATTCAGTGTTGCCAGTGAATATTCCTATACAGGACAATATTATGAAGCACTAGAGGCTTTTAAAGACGCGTTGGAATTAAGAAAAAAATTTTATGGAGAAAATAGTAATCGTCTTGCCGGTACTTATATGGCTTTAGGTACTACATACAAGAATATTGGAAAATACGATTTGGCAGAACAAAATGTTTTAATTGCTGAGCGACTTTATAAAGACAGATATGGAGCAAACAGCAGCAGAATATCAAACGTTTACTTTAACATCGGAAATATATACAGAGCGAAATTAAATTATGCTGAAGCCATACGATATTTTGAACAAAGTATAACCATCATAAAAAGCCAAGAGGTTGTAGACCATGTTCTTATCGCATATATAAATTATAGCATTGCAGAAATATATTATTTAATGGAACGATATGACAAAGCCATCGAAATTATTAAAAGTAATATTGACAATTCTGAAACTATCGATAAAATCTACTATTATGAACTACTAGGTGCAATTTACAACACGGAGAAAAAATATGACCTGGCTTCCATAGCTTACGAAAAAGCAATAAAATATACGCTGGAGTTTTACCCCACCAATGATATAAATATTGCATTTCAATATCTCAATTATGCCTCCTTTCAATACAATATAAACAATTACGAAGTAGCTGAAGATTACCTGAAAAAAGCTTATTCTATAATTTCTTTGACAGAAACCCAAACGGGGACCACCATTGCGGAGTACTATAGAATATATGGCTTTTTGAACGCAGGAAAGAAAATTAATACAACTGATGTGGAGGATTTTAGAAATCAAAAGTATCAGAATTATCAACAAGCAATTTTTTACTTTAAAAAAGCACTTAAAGCATACAACTTCCCGCCTGATCCTGAATCAATTACCTCTTTGGATGAAATTAATTCCATATCTATAGTATCAAGTATCAGTATTTTAAAATTCATAGCAGACAACTACGTTGAAATGGCATTAATTTATGAAGGAAACAATAAGGATATTTATAAAAAATCAATTGACCGAGCTCTTGATTATTATGGGTTTGTAGGTGATTTATTACAAAAAACAAAACGGGAAATTTCGGACGACGACAGCAGAATCCTATTGGCAGGCTTGGAACAGTCAACTCTTATTAAATTAATAGAAACTTCATTCAGAGCATACAAGTTAGAAAATTCGGTTGAATATGTTGAACTTGCTTTCAAAAACGCTGAATCCTTAAAATCAGGAAGTTTGTTCGACAAATTGTCCAATGATGAAGCAATGCAGTCAAGTTTAATACCGGATAGCCTTTTAACATTGGAAAGAAAAATTAATTTAAACATCACAAACTTTAGCTCCATGAAATACAATGAGCAGGTTTCAGAGACTCCTGATGTATCGGAAATTAACCGCCTCGATTCCGTTCTTTTTAGTTTAAGAAGACAAAGAACAGAGCTCAATGATTATTTGGAAGACAACTACAAGCAATATTACAGTCTGAAATACTCTGATAACTCTATAAACATCAACAAGATACAAGATAAACTAAAATCCGATGAAGTTCTGGTCGAGTATGTCTTAAATGAAATGGATTCACTTACAGAACTCTACACCTTTTTCTTTACAAACAACGAAGTTCAATTTGAACGTCAGGAATTAGCACCTTCTTTTTCCAAAAACATCGATGAGATATTCCAATTTATGTCCAACTCTGGTTATATTTTTACAAAAAATGAAGATTCAAAGAAATATTGTGTTGCTTCAAATCAACTGTACAAAAACTTAATTGCTCCCTATGAAAACAAAATAAAAGACAAGAATTTAATAATTGTACCCGATGGTAAATTGAGTTACATATCTTTTGATGCACTACTCACTGATCTACCTGATACAACATCAACTATTCAATTTAACAAATTAGATTATCTGATTAAATCAAATATCATAAATTACTCATATTCAGCAAATTTAATTTACAACATTGATAATACTAAAACGAATTCTCAAAAACGAATACTGGCATTTGCCCCGGAATATAATTCAGACTCAATTACAATTGGAAATAGTGTATTTCCCTTACGCCCTCTTATAGGAACACAAAAGGAAGTTGATTTAATCGCCTCTGAAATAAAAACAGAAGTATATAAGGGAGAGAATGCCACAGAATTGAAGTTTAGGGAAAAAAGTGAAGATTATGATATTTTACATTTGGCAATGCATGCTTTTATAAACGATTCCCTTCCTTCACTTTCTCAATTTGCTTTTGCTCAAAACAAAAACGGTAATCTTTCTTCTGACGGGCTTTTAAGTACCGCAGATATATATAATTTAAATTTAAAAGCCCGCCTCTCTGTTTTAAGTGCCTGTAACACTGGAACTGGCCAGTTAAAGAAGGGAGAGGGCGTCATTAGTTTAGCAAGAGGTTTCCTTTACGCAGGCTGTCCGGCAATTATTATGACTTTATGGGAAGTTGAAGATAACTCCGGAACAAAAATTATGAGCTCGTTTTACAAATTTCTAAAAAAGGGAAAAAATAAAGACGAAGCCTTAAGACTTGCTAAGCTGGAATATTTGGAAAATGCAAATTCAAGACTGGCTCACCCTCACTACTGGCTTGGTTATGTTAGTATTGGCGATAATACCTCTCTGTATAAGAGTTATGATTTTTACTTCTTTAGTTTACTTTTACTCACAATAATCGGTGTTACTGCAGAACAAATAATTCGTATCAGAAAAGCCCGCAAAAAACGGGCTTAA
- a CDS encoding RNA polymerase sigma factor: protein MRSYSDEQILKGILRHDNLILQYIYKEYYYKVSFFIKKNQGSEDDANDVFQEAIIVIYRKLKENDLIFAKSSFHGYLFSVCRFLWLKQLEKRRIEKEKLNDTLPYQDDLYDENLVDLVDKNERYSLYQKHFKTLGSDCQKLLQLFFDKVPLKEIAKIMGYKGEKYAKTRKYKCKELLINRIKQDTEYKKILEDDT from the coding sequence ATGAGAAGTTATAGCGATGAGCAAATCCTAAAAGGTATTTTAAGACATGATAATCTGATCTTACAATACATTTATAAGGAGTATTATTACAAGGTTAGTTTTTTTATTAAGAAAAATCAAGGTAGCGAAGATGACGCTAATGATGTATTTCAGGAAGCTATAATTGTTATCTACAGAAAATTAAAAGAGAATGATTTAATTTTCGCAAAGAGTTCTTTTCATGGTTATTTATTTTCTGTCTGTAGGTTTTTATGGTTAAAACAACTCGAAAAACGCAGAATAGAAAAAGAGAAGTTAAATGACACTCTTCCATACCAGGATGATTTATACGACGAAAACCTGGTAGACTTAGTGGATAAAAATGAAAGATACAGCTTGTATCAGAAGCATTTTAAGACTTTGGGATCAGATTGTCAGAAATTATTGCAACTTTTTTTCGATAAAGTCCCGTTAAAGGAAATAGCTAAGATAATGGGATATAAAGGAGAAAAATATGCGAAGACCAGAAAATATAAGTGTAAAGAACTACTGATAAACAGGATAAAGCAAGATACAGAATACAAAAAAATACTTGAAGATGATACCTAA
- a CDS encoding MBOAT family O-acyltransferase has protein sequence MDFIQQINWGEWLKGILIYDKSAPLIFTRFFFWGFFALVLLGYSFVYNKKNRSIRAGYLFAASLFFYYKSSGFFFFILLFSTITDFFIGKWIYNSRNEMARKFLVAASVVVNLTLLAYFKYAYFFTDSINTLLGTDLHVINHLAIIANQTAGTHFNVNQILLPVGISFFTFQTISYSVDVYRRQTEPVKNLIDFGFYVSFFPQLVAGPIVRASGFVKQIYEDYHVSKREFGWAVFMILKGLIKKIFIGDFIAVNFVDRVFSDPITYTGFENLMALFGYSLQVYVDFSGYTDIAIGVALLMGFRLPQNFNSPYKAKSVGEFWKRWHMSLSSWLKDYLYIPIGGNRNGSVFSYISLGLVLAIVVLLAGKFILVPIFAVAVLVFAILARIFPGVKRQIDTNINLMLTMLLGGLWHGASWQFIIWGGLNGIGLVTYKFWRKISPWEKRNNILVNIWKIAITFGFITFTRIFFRSESMTVVNGMMHQIATDLHLNVIPQVLAAYKWVFLMMLFGFFIHWLSDKWKEKITEWFIGTPLWLKVVISAVVVIIVYQSISADMQPFIYFQF, from the coding sequence TTGGATTTTATACAACAAATAAATTGGGGAGAATGGCTAAAAGGCATTTTGATTTATGATAAATCGGCACCGTTGATTTTCACCCGTTTTTTCTTTTGGGGATTTTTTGCCCTGGTTCTTTTGGGATACTCTTTTGTGTACAATAAAAAAAATCGAAGTATTCGTGCAGGTTATCTATTTGCTGCCAGTTTATTTTTTTACTACAAGTCCAGTGGTTTTTTCTTTTTTATTTTATTATTCAGTACGATAACCGATTTTTTTATCGGAAAATGGATTTACAATTCCCGGAATGAAATGGCTCGGAAGTTTCTTGTTGCTGCGAGTGTGGTTGTGAATCTTACTTTGCTGGCTTATTTTAAATATGCCTATTTTTTTACCGACAGTATAAATACATTGCTGGGAACCGACCTGCATGTGATTAATCATCTGGCGATAATAGCAAATCAAACTGCGGGAACACACTTTAATGTAAACCAGATTTTATTGCCGGTGGGAATTTCGTTTTTTACATTTCAAACCATCAGTTATTCAGTTGATGTTTACCGGAGGCAGACTGAGCCGGTAAAAAATCTTATCGATTTTGGTTTTTATGTTTCCTTTTTTCCTCAGTTGGTTGCCGGTCCAATTGTACGGGCATCGGGTTTTGTAAAACAAATTTACGAAGATTACCATGTTTCAAAACGTGAGTTTGGCTGGGCTGTTTTTATGATTTTAAAAGGACTCATAAAAAAAATATTTATTGGCGATTTTATTGCCGTAAATTTTGTTGATCGTGTTTTTTCAGATCCGATTACTTACACCGGCTTTGAAAATCTGATGGCTTTATTTGGTTACTCACTGCAAGTATATGTTGATTTTTCAGGATATACCGATATCGCAATCGGAGTAGCTTTATTGATGGGGTTCAGGTTGCCGCAAAACTTTAATTCACCCTACAAAGCAAAAAGTGTAGGTGAGTTTTGGAAACGCTGGCATATGTCTCTTTCTTCCTGGTTAAAAGATTATCTGTATATTCCAATTGGTGGAAACCGCAACGGTTCGGTTTTTAGCTATATTAGTTTAGGGCTTGTTTTAGCAATCGTTGTGTTGCTGGCCGGTAAATTTATTTTGGTGCCCATTTTTGCTGTGGCGGTTTTGGTATTTGCAATTCTGGCCAGAATTTTTCCGGGTGTCAAACGGCAAATTGATACCAATATAAATTTAATGCTGACCATGTTGTTGGGAGGTTTGTGGCATGGAGCATCGTGGCAGTTTATCATTTGGGGAGGTTTAAACGGAATTGGCCTTGTTACATATAAGTTCTGGCGAAAAATAAGTCCCTGGGAAAAAAGAAATAACATTTTGGTCAACATCTGGAAAATTGCTATCACATTTGGTTTTATCACATTTACGCGTATCTTTTTCCGCTCCGAGTCGATGACCGTTGTAAACGGAATGATGCATCAGATAGCTACTGATTTACATTTAAATGTTATCCCACAGGTTTTGGCTGCCTACAAGTGGGTTTTTCTGATGATGTTGTTCGGATTTTTTATTCACTGGTTAAGTGATAAATGGAAGGAGAAAATTACCGAGTGGTTTATTGGAACGCCTTTGTGGTTGAAAGTTGTAATTTCTGCGGTTGTTGTAATAATTGTTTATCAATCCATTTCAGCCGATATGCAACCATTTATTTATTTCCAATTTTAA